The Oncorhynchus kisutch isolate 150728-3 unplaced genomic scaffold, Okis_V2 Okis01b-Okis20b_hom, whole genome shotgun sequence genome contains the following window.
GGTTACTTGACATGGAgaatctctttccacactgggagcagtggaaaggcttttctcctggGTGCCTCCTCTCATGTGATTTCAGATGCCCTAaatgggtaaaactctttccacactgagagcagtgatGTTGTTTCGCTGGTTTGGGCGTCTCTGGGTCTGGTTCCAATGAAGGACTCTTTTCGCTGTCAAAgtgagagtctggtctctctcctgtcaaagacAAGAGTATTTTGTTTAATAGAGAGACCTGAATAAAACCACATTTTTAAACTGTCTCCCTATGAGCTTTAATCCAGTCTAGATCCCTCTTTATAAAATGGGCCGTTTGGATCGTGGATGCTGATTGATTGGTAGCTGTTAGTTATTCACGATAATCCACTGGTAATAGCTGTTAACAGTTCCATTTGAATTATCCCTAAACATCctctgtcccacagcccagccaggccatttacaaactaatctccactgtcccacagcccagccaggccatttataaactaatctccactgtcccacagccgaGCCAGGCCAtgtataaactaatctccactgtcccacagcccagccaggccatttataaactaatctccactgtcccacagcctaGCCAGGCCATTTATAAACTAAtgtccactgtcccacagcccagccaggccatttataaactaatctccactgtcccacagccgagccaggccatttataaactaatctccactgtcccacagcccagccaggccatttataaactaatctccactgtcccacagcccagccaggccatttataaactaatctccactgtcccacagcccagccaggccatttataaactaatctccactgtcccacagccgagccaggccatttataaactaatctccactgtcccacagcccagccaggccatttataaactaatctccactgtcccacagcccagccaggccatttataaactaatctccactgtcccacagctcaGCCAGGCCatttataaactaatctccacgaGAAGAAAATCATAGCAGCATATGGACATCATTAACCCATGGCTACTAGCTTAACATTTGGTTAAGAATATAACCTGTAATAACCTGTGGGCCTGGTGTCTATATAACCTGTAATAACCTGTGGGGCCGGGGTCTATATAACCTGTAATAACCTGTGGGGCCGGGGTCTATATAACCTGTAAAAACCTGTGGGGCTGGTGTCTATATAACCTATAATAACCTGTGGGGCCGGGGTCTATATAACCTGTAATAACCTGTGGGGCCGGGGTCTATATAACCTGTAAAAACCTGTGGGGCTGGTGTCTATATAACCTATAATAACCTGTGGGGCCGGGGTCTATATAACCTGTAATAACCTGTGGGGCCGGGGTCTATATAACCTGTAATAACCTGTGGGGCCGGGGTCTATATAACCTGTAAAAACCTGTGGGGCCGGGGTCTATATAACCTGTAAAAACCTGTGGGGCCGGGGTCTATATAACCTGTAAAAACCTGTGGGGCTGGTGTCTATATAACCTGTAATAACCTGTGGGGCCGGGGTCTATATAACCTGTAATAACCTGTGGGGCTGGGGTCTATATAACCATAGATTTCACCCAAATGTCCTGAAATCAGACATGAGCTGGTGGTAATAATAGGTTAAATGACGTGGTATCATAGAGATTTCAATCAGGTCAGTCTGTTTTCCCTTATAGCTAAAAACCTAAGAACTTAAAGATGTTTGTtgccccctcccacacacacacactcatgtagcTTTAAAGGCTTTgggcacacaaaaaaaacagtcaAACTCCAACTCTCAATTttctaacagaacagaacagaaatggGATGTGTCTTTGGTGGTTTAGCGTTATATCATTCTGGTCATCATTCTGGTCTTGCGCGCCGCGACCGACGGAGCTAGTTCGTTGTCTACCGACAACACGCAAACAGGGCGGAAGGAGCTTATCGCAGTGTTGCAATGTCGTTTTTCCTTACAAAAGGGGCGGCTTCTTGTAATACGCTTCGTCATTCAAAGCAGTTTTTTTTTCTACCTGGAAATTGACACCCGTTCCTTGTGAAGATTGAGAGCGTTTTGCAACGGAAGTCCCGCCCCTCTGTCTACATCACGTTTTTTCCGGTATCCCTTCAGGTGTAAACACAAATGGACGTTCTGCTACTTTGCTTCTACTACGtgccagtggtgggaaaagtacccaattgtcaaagttgagtaaaagtaaagataacttatTAATAAGtcgcccagtaaaatactacttgagtaaaataatcgttttaaatatacttacgtatcaaaagtaaatgtaatttcaaaaatatacttgtgtttcaaaagtaaaaatataaataatttctaattcctaatatttagcaaaccagacaaCATGATGTTCATTTGTATCtgtttttatttacggatagccaggggctaaattcaacactcagacatcatttacaaatgaagcatttgtgttttgtgagtctgccagataagaggcaggagggatgaccagggatgttctcttgatgtgCTTGAATTGGAAAATGTTCCTGCTGCTAAGCATTCAtcatgtaacaagtacttttggggaAAATGTATGCAGTAAAAATGACATaatttttctttaggaatgtagtggagtaaaagttgtcaaagaaAATCAATAGTAAAGTAAGGTACAGGTAGCCAATAAAACAACTTAAGTAAAACATATTTTTCAAGTAGAAGACAACTCAGAAGACCACTGGTGATGTTCTGACATGTTATctaccttccatccatccatccattcaccacCCCAGAAGACCTCTAGTGATGTTCTGACAGCCACCCACTCAGAAGACCTCTGGTGATGTTCTGACTGACATGTTATctaccttccatccatccattcaccacCTCAGAAGACCTCTGGTGATGTTCTGACTGACATCTACCTTCCAGCCATCCATTCACCACCTCAGAAGACCTCTAGTGATGTTCTGACTGACATctaccttccatccatccattcaccacCTCAGAAGACCTCTGGTGATGTTCTGACTGACATctaccttccatccatccatccattcaccacCTCAGAAGACCTCTAGTGATGTTCTGACTGACATctaccttccatccatccattcacccacTCAGAAGACCTCTGGTGATGTTctgactgacatgttgtgttattGACCTTCCAGCCATCCATTCACCCACTCAGAAGACCTCTGGTGATGTTCTGACTGACATctaccttccatccatccattcaccccCTCAGAAGACCTCTAGTGATGTTCTGACTGACATCTACCTTCCAGCCATCCATTCACCCCCTCAGAAGACCTCTCCTGATGTTCAGACTGAGACGCTGTAAACCAAACAACTAAACCTCCTGAGGTTTTAAAGGTCAGAATCAAGAAATACACACAATATTCATCCATTTTATAATTGACATTTTATAATATCCAAATCATATCATGAACATGTAAGGTTTCTTACATGTATCCATCATATCAAAGTGTAGaatcaaaataaaatacattttaaaattgtAATCTGATTTTAGACATCCTGTCTCAGACACTAAAACAGGCCTCTATTCTAGAGAACGATTTAATATCAACAATATGATTTAATGTGGCATAAAACAACAGTCAAACATCAGTCAGAACACAGTGACTCATCAGAACACAGTGACTCATCAGAACACAGTGACTCATCAGAACAGTGACTCATCAGAACACAGCCTGTCTATTCTATGATGTGATTTCAGGTCTTCTGTCtgggaaaatgtattttttatttcacaacCTGATATTCATTACGCAATGGGAACATGGGTACACACATCGCCAGAGTGTTTTCTCTTCTTATGTTTGCGCAGACTTCCTAAATGGAAAAAATCATTTCCACACAGGGAGCAATGGTAAGgtatctctcctgtgtgtgttcgctcATGTGATTTTAGGTCATGTGATTGTGAAAATCTCTTTCTACAATGGGCACAggggtaaggcttttctcctgtgtgtgtcctctcatgtgaTTTTAGGTCCTGTGATCGTGAAAATCTCTTTCCACAATGGGCACAggggtaaggcttttctcctgtgtgtattctattATGTTTGTTCAGGCTCCCTGACTGCGTAAAACTCttttcacactgggagcagtggtatggtttctcccctgtgtgtgtcctctcgtgTGATTTTAGATCCTGTGATCCTGAAAATCTCTTTGGACAATAGGCACAGGgataaggcttttctcctgtgtgtattctattatgtttgttcaggctccctaactgggtaaaactctttTCACACTGGGTGCAGTGGtatggtttctcccctgtgtgtatcctCTCGTGTGATTTTAGTTGCTGTGATCGTAAaaatctctttccacactgggaacattggaaagaCTTTTCTCCTGAGTGTTTCCTTTCATGctctttcaggcttcctaactgggaaaaactctttccacacaagGAGCAATGGTATggtctctcccctgtgtgtgtcctctcgtgCTCCTTCAGCTTATCTGACGACCTAAAATTATTTCCACAATGGGAACAgcggtaaggcttttctcctgtgtgtattctattATGTTTGTTCAGGCTCCAtaactgggtaaaactctttccacactgggagcagagaAAAGGTTTCTCCCTTGTGTGTGTCCTCTGATGTATTTTAAGGTACCGTGACAACTTAAAACTCTTATTACACTGGGAGCAGTCGAGTCGTCTCACTGGTTTGGGAGTCTctgggtctggttcccctgaagcACTCTTACTGCTGTCAGAgtgagagtctggtctctctcctgccaaagacagagTATTTGGTTAAACAGAGAGACCTGAATAaaacctccacatgataaaactGTCTTCCAATGAGGTTTTAATCTAGACTTATTATAAACCGTACATTTGGATCTTTGATGCCGATTGGTTAATAGCCGTTAGTTAGTCCCAATACTACCCGGGTAATGGCTGTTAACAGTTCCATTTGAATCATTCCTACacatccactgtcccacagcccagccaggcaatgtatcaactaatctccactgtcccacagcccagccaggaaatgtatcaactaatctccactgtcccacagccctcccaggaaattcataaactaatctccactgtcccacagcccagccaggcaattcataaactaatctccactgtcccacagccctcccaggaaattcataaactaatctccactgtcccacagcccagccaggcaattcataaactaatctccactgtcccacagccctcccaggaaattcatcaactaatctccactgtcccacagccctcccaggaaattcatcaactaatctccactgtcccacagccctcccaggaaattcatcaactaatctccactgtcccacagccctccCAGGAAATtaatcaactaatctccactgtcccacagcccagacaGGAAATTCTCTCCACGGCGgaaaaaaagcatctagacattattaCCCCATGCTTCTAGTCAAATATTTGGTTTGTAACAGAAGGGACTtgttcaaaccctttgctatccGCCTCTCTGCCCTCTGCATTTTGTATTTAAAAGAAAATACGTATTGAACTTATTCTGGTGATTTATTATTCAATAGAAATGtatggaaaatatgtatttattcatATGTAATCTCCCTTTACCTGCTACAATGACAGCTAGTGGCCAATTGTTGGGTTGTTAACTAGAATGGTACATGAGGGGTTAAGTTCATTATCAGGACATGTAAAAACCTTATTCTGTGTTCCGGCTGTGCACCAGTCAAGCAAGCCCCCCGGGGAAACAACTTAATGTTTGCATCTCAGAAGTCGTTTTCACATAACAGTATTGTctgaactcagaatcaaatatgctTCACAAAAAAACAACATAGTAGCTGTGGCAGAAGAAATATTTTGAAAAGGTGAATATTTCTGCATTTATCAGTGCCATCAGGTAAACTGACTTCAGATGTGTTCATGTAAAAATGATTGTTAGAGCCATTTTTGTATCAGAAAGATATTTTGTCTAGGGATACAAATTTAGATTAATTTTGATGCCGACTAACCAACCCTCATTAAGCGGTTAACAAACGGTCAAAAGAAAAATCCAAACAGTAAAATGATGTGACCAACAGAAAATACTATCAGAGATCTGTATATTATGACAAGATTCTCAAGTCtttgccctaacaatgggagttgtCCCAACGGCGTGAAGGCAGCCGACAAGTTCAGGTCCAAAATAAGCCGATAGAAACGCATTGGGCATATTTTGACGAGATGTGAAACCTCTCCcttcacttcttcctctctgatgcTATTGTGACGGAAAATgttgtttgtgcttttctaataaccaatgTATGTGTTCATGTAAGTGACTGATTgaacgaatcctcactatcagtgtCTGCAATTTGGCAATACGCTCAGAcccttgttttgagaacgaaagggatatctcagtttcaaggtctgtgaatgatgaataagctaaatcatgcaaatataacttgtctgtgttaGTTATATAAGAGATCTAACAGGACTGCCCCGGAGGAGCTCCCTGCAGACCAGcactttatttatttcagtttgactgtgacctctccagcttggtgttaataaacaatgattcatttcagtttgactgtgacctctccagcttggtgttaataaacaatgattcatttcagtttgactgtgacctctccagcttggtgttaataaacaatgattcatttcagtttgactgtgacctctccagcttggtgttaataaacaatgattcatttcagtttgactgtgacctctccagcttggtgttaataaacaatgattcatttcagtttgactgtgacctctccagcttggtgttaataaacaatgattcatttcagtttgactgtgacctctccagcttggtgttaataaacaatgattcatttcagtttgactgtgacctctccagctTGGTGTTAGTAACTAAagcaaatgtgttaaacaaatcaaaatatattttatatttgagattctttaaatagccaccctttgccttgacagcgctgcacactcttggcattctctcaaccagcttcatgaggtggtcacctggaatgcatggttactacatgattccatatatatgttatttcatagttttgatgttttcattattattctacaatgtagaaaatagtcaaaataaagaaaaacccttgaatgagtaggtgttctaaaactttgacAGGTAGTGTACATATGACGATGTCTTAACAATGGAGGGTCATTTGATTCATCCACCATCTTAACAATGGAGAGTAATTTGATTCATCCACCATCTTAACGATGGAGAGTCATttgattcatccactgtcttaAAGATGGAAGGTCATTTGATTCATCCACTGTTCATCCACTGTCTTAAAGATGGAGGGTCATttgattcatccactgtcttaAAGATTTAAGGTCATTTGATTCATCCACTGCCATGGTggggaagtaattacaatatggcaattaaacattagaatggtagatgtgcaaaagattaatgtgcaaggagagatactgtggtgcaaaaggagcaaaataaataaatacagtatggggatgaggtagatataTTGgccatttacagatgggctacgaacaggtgcagtgatctgtgagctggttcttaaagctagtgatggagatgggaatctccagcttcagtgatttttgcagttcgttccagtcagtggcagcagagaactggaaggaaaggcgaccaatgtaggaattggctttgggggtgaccagtgagatatacctgctggagcatgtgctaccagtgggtgttgctatggtgaccagcgagctgagatagggcggggcttttacccagcagagacttgtagatgacctgtagccagtgggtttggcgacgagtatgaagcgagggccagccaacgagcgtgtacaggtcgcagtggtggggctttggtgacaaaacggatggcactgtgatagactgcatccagtttgttgagtagagtgctaacatatggaattgttttaaggttgTGATgtcatggatcatttagctattagaTTTAGAATTGTCAGACCCCTTTAGGTCCCCCCCCGCAAAATAAAAATTATATTTAAACATTATTTGATTACATTTTGAATTTGGCCTTTATtacccatagaaatgcattgaataacacattcataaatggcaaaaagaaACAGTCAAAATGTTGAttaataaggaataaggttttgaagtgtctgtcctatagatCTAgcagatataagaaagatcaggaaatatttttggggacacacacatttaatcccttatttttgttggcagaaaactacctccatacttccactCATTTATATGGGTTACCTCCAGATGaaggtttaatatctatatatatctccatactgccattcatttgtatgggttacctccaGGTGaaggtttaatatctatatatatctccatactgccattcatttgtatgggttacctccaGGTGaaggtttaatatctatatatatatctccatactgccattcatttgtatgggttacctccaGGTGaaggtttaatatctatatatatatctccatactgccattcatttgtatgggttaccttcagatgaaggtttaatatctatatatatacctcCATACcgccattcatttgtatgggttacctccaGGTGAaggtttaatatatatatatatatctctccataccgccattcatttgtatgggttacctccaGATGaaggggtcgtagagcaaaatggaAGAAAAGAGTCTCCTGTTCCATAGTAAAGGTCATTGTAGTTTTGAAGGCCACACCGTTCGGACGCTATAGACGTTTTAATGAGAAGATTCATTTTCAGGATGTCTTTTTTTACgtagctgctactgtttattatctatgcatagtcattttacccctacc
Protein-coding sequences here:
- the LOC109887566 gene encoding zinc finger protein 501-like isoform X1, with amino-acid sequence MLTSYLANIPTMSSVNDSSPSEEEVCWTEKEALGLNIVVKEEKEEEDVTVKVEGEAVTVKEEEKDVKLTEGEDSFRVKEEEDVTVKEEEEKEMTVTVKEEEDVFGMKEVGEITVTLEEEEEETGDLINNRERPDSHSDSSKSASGEPDPETPKPVRRLDCSQCNKSFKLSRYLKIHQRTHTREKPFLCSQCGKSFTQLWSLNKHNRIHTGEKPYRCSHCGNNFRSSDKLKEHERTHTGERPYHCSLCGKSFSQLGSLKEHERKHSGEKSFQCSQCGKRFLRSQQLKSHERIHTGEKPYHCTQCEKSFTQLGSLNKHNRIHTGEKPYPCAYCPKRFSGSQDLKSHERTHTGEKPYHCSQCEKSFTQSGSLNKHNRIHTGEKPYPCAHCGKRFSRSQDLKSHERTHTGEKPYPCAHCRKRFSQSHDLKSHERTHTGEIPYHCSLCGNDFFHLGSLRKHKKRKHSGDVCTHVPIA